One genomic window of Etheostoma spectabile isolate EspeVRDwgs_2016 chromosome 5, UIUC_Espe_1.0, whole genome shotgun sequence includes the following:
- the nol6 gene encoding nucleolar protein 6: MKKKEAAEAPAEMIPSESHEEENEAPVQAKRSKTEEAGGEEVVHHPGKLSRSDLYKPPTAEELNQLKEAESLFHCSLLKMQMEELLKEVALSERRKQKIDSFIETVTKLLRTVPESPEVEVSDLSWLSSAVKVPFLLVPKTTKGKFHMTPPASVDLIGSYPLGTCTKPRVMVDLAVTIPADVLHPKDVVNQRYPRKRALYLAGLAQCLSSSSDIGSMLYSCLHGNRLRPVLLLTPPGKDSSSFTVRVHACPPPGFFKPSRFHPQRNNIRTEWYTGLQTSQSESSESPTPHYNSSVLGDLLPRAHLQFLSAVSSQCSAFADGVALLKVWLRQRELHQGTGCFNGFLASMLLAYLLTSHRISNSMTAYQLLRNTLNFLASTDLTVNGISLAKDPDTTAPSLAEFHNAFQVVFVDPSGHLNMCADMTTCTYKQLQHEASVSMQFWDNPTVDGFHSLLMTPKPMIRTSDHIFQLCDLVKLQSSCKKLNLLSELMDHSGNYVHTALPPILSLLQRGLGQRIHLLTHSLSPDPEWSVASEAPKHKAQPPLSFGLLLKPELAASALERGPPADSPKAAEFRQLWGSRSELRRFQDGAITEAVLWDGETMCQKRLVPRQIITHLLQLHADIPESSMRYVGAMADDVIKTGSELPSTGEEESLRVVQSYDDLSRKLWRLEGLPLSITAVQGAHPALRYTQVFPPLPLKLDYSFFDREKTSRSLVPKEGKPCPAYITPITVICHMEGSGKWPHDRLAIRHIRTAFHIRLGELLKKHHNYTCRPCPTHLDIWKDGLVFRLQVAYHREPQVLRESVNAEGLLVVRDNEEAQALEMATIHKPLLTSTLHGLQQQHPCFGAVCRLAKRWLGAQLFSDDITEDTADLLVASLFLQPAPFTPPGSPQVGFLRFLHLLSSFDWRNNPLVVNLNNQLAASDYTEIKNDFTATRESLPVMFIATPKDKKQSIWTKRAPSVQMLQRVVMVAAESLKLLENQLMDSNQIQDVRVVMRPPLDAYDVLIHLNPKQVPLLVQAVDPPAVTFSRGIMAGNVTQSGGALPVIDYNPVSLYMAELREAFGNLALFFCDPYGGTVIAVLWKPKAFIPMPFKTSQVSARSVVVTGEEANTVPNIEAILEDFRIMGKGLIKSLEARTEKWSL; the protein is encoded by the exons ATGAAAAAGAAGGAGGCAGCCGAGGCCCCAGCAGAG ATGATTCCCTCAGAGAGTCATGAGGAGGAAAATGAGGCTCCCGTCCAAGCCAAAAGGAGCAAAACCGAGGAGGCTGGAGGCGAGGAGGTGGTCCATCACCCGGGGAAGCTGTCCCGAAGTGATCTGTACAAACCTCCTACAGCGGAGGAGCTAAACCAGCTGAAAGAGGCGGAAAGCCTGTTTCACTGCAGCCTGCTTAAGATGCAG ATGGAGGAGCTGCTGAAAGAGGTCGCCCTGAGTGAGCGTAGGAAACAGAAAATTGATTCCTTCATTGAGACAGTCACCAAGCTGCTCCGGACTGTACCCGAATCCCCAGAGGTTGAG gTAAGTGACCTGTCGTGGCTGTCTAGTGCAGTCAAGGTCCCGTTCCTCCTGGTGCCCAAAACAACAAAGGGAAAGTTCCACATGACACCTCCTGCTTCTGTTGATCTGATCGGCAGCTACCCCCTGGGCACATGTACCAAACCACGTGTCATGGTGGACCTGGCTGTCACAATCCCAGCT GATGTCCTCCACCCAAAGGATGTTGTGAACCAGAGGTATCCGAGGAAAAGGGCTCTCTACCTCGCGGGCCTGGCCCAGTGTCTCTCGTCCTCCTCTGACATCGGAAGCATGCTTTATTCTTGTCTCCATGGCAATCGACTTCGACCTGTTCTACTGCTGACCCCTCCGG GTAAAGACTCTTCCAGCTTCACTGTCCGTGTTCATGCCTGTCCGCCGCCTGGATTCTTCAAGCCCAGCCGTTTCCACCCTCAGAGGAATAATATCCGGACAGAGTGGTACACCGGATTGCAGACCTCCCAGTCTG AGAGCAGCGAATCGCCCACTCCACATTACAATAGCTCTGTTCTGGGGGATTTACTGCCCAGGGCCCACCTCCAGTTTCTTTCTGCTGTCAGCTCCCAGTGCTCAGCTTTTGCTGATGGGGTGGCTTTGCTCAAAGTCTGGCTTCGGCAAAGAGAGCTCCACCAG GGCACAGGCTGTTTTAATGGCTTCCTGGCGTCAATGCTGCTTGCTTACCTTCTGACCAGTCACAGAATCAGTAACTCCATGACAGCCTATCAGCTGCTTCGAAACACCTTGAACTTCCTGG catctACAGACCTGACAGTGAATGGAATTAGCCTAGCCAAAGATCCTGACACTACAGCT CCATCCCTTGCAGAGTTCCACAATGCTTTTCAGGTCGTATTTGTCGACCCTTCAGGACATCTCAACATGTGTGCTGACATGACCACTTGTACCTACAAACAG CTGCAGCACGAGGCCTCTGTGTCGATGCAGTTCTGGGACAACCCTACTGTGGACGGGTTCCACAGCCTCCTCATGACACCTAAACCCATGATAAGGACAAGCGACCACATATTCCA GTTATGTGACCTGGTGAAGCTACAGTCCAGCTGTAAGAAACTGAATCTCCTCAGTGAGCTGATGGACCACAGTGGAAATTACGTCCACACGGCACTCCCTCCTATCCTGTCGCTGCTTCAGCGAGGACTGGGCCAACGGATCCACCTCCTCACCCACTCCCTCTCTCCTGACCCTGAG TGGTCTGTGGCGAGTGAAGCCCCGAAACACAAAGCCCAACCTCCCCTCTCCTTCGGGTTGCTCTTAAAGCCGGAGCTGGCAGCCTCTGCCCTGGAGAGAGGCCCGCCTGCAGACAGCCCCAAG GCCGCCGAGTTTCGTCAGCTGTGGGGTTCTCGCTCCGAGCTGCGTCGATTTCAGGACGGCGCCATCACCGAGGCTGTGCTGTGGGATGGAGAGACCATGTGCCAAAAACGTCTAGTCCCCAGACAGATCATTACACACCTGCTACAGCT GCATGCAGATATCCCCGAGTCCTCCATGAGATATGTTGGGGCGATGGCGGATGACGtcatcaaaacaggaagtgag CTGCCTAGCACTGGAGAGGAGGAGAGTTTACGGGTGGTTCAGTCCTATGATGACCTGAGTAGAAAACTATGGAGGTTGGAAGGTCTGCCTCTCTCCATCACAGCAGTGCAAGGAGCCCACCCTGCACTCAGATATACACAG GTCTTTCCCCCTCTGCCACTGAAGCTGGACTATTCCTTCTTTGACAGAGAAAAGACTTCCAGATCATTGGTGCCAAAGGAAGGCAAACCCTGCCCTGCATATATCACCCCTATCACAG TGATCTGTCACATGGAGGGGAGCGGAAAGTGGCCTCATGACCGCCTCGCCATCCGACACATCCGAACTGCCTTCCACATCCGTCTGGGAGAGTTACTCAAGAAGCACCATAATTATACGTGCAGGCCCTGTCCCACACACCTAGATATCTGGAAG GATGGCTTGGTGTTCCGCCTCCAGGTGGCATACCATCGTGAACCTCAGGTGCTAAGGGAGAGTGTGAATGCCGAGGGCCTGCTGGTTGTAAGGGACAACGAGGAGGCTCAGGCTCTGGAAATGGCCACCATTCACAAGCCTCTACTTACCAGCACGTTGCAtgg gctccagcagcagcacccATGTTTTGGGGCAGTATGTCGTCTCGCCAAACGCTGGCTGGGGGCTCAGCTCTTtagtgatgacatcacagaggaCACAGCAGACCTGCTGGTGGCGTCGCTTTTCCTGCAGCCTGCACCCTTTACGCCACCAGG TTCTCCTCAGGTCGGCTTCCTTCGCTTCCTTCATCTGCTCTCCTCCTTTGACTGGAGGAACAACCCGCTGGTTGTCAACCTCAACAACCAGCTCGCAG CCTCCGACTACACGGAGATCAAGAATGACTTCACTGCCACCAGGGAGTCACTGCCTGTCATGTTTATAGCTACAcctaaagacaaaaaacaatccatttGGACCAAGCGAGCACCTAGTGTACAG ATGCTGCAGCGTGTGGTGATGGTGGCTGCTGAGAGTCTTAAGTTACTGGAAAATCAGTTGATGGACAGCAACCAGATACAAGATGTCAGG gtGGTCATGCGCCCTCCTCTGGATGCCTATGATGTGTTGATTCACCTGAACCCCAAGCAGGTTCCCCTGCTAGTTCAGGCAGTGGACCCCCCCGCTGTCACCTTCAGCAGGGGCATCATGGCAGGCAATGTGACCCAGTCTGGAGGGGCCCTGCCCGTCATCGACTACAACCCCGTGTCCCTCTACATGGCAGAGCTTAGA GAGGCTTTTGGAAACCTAGCCCTCTTCTTCTGTGATCCCTATGGTGGAACAGTGATCGCCGTTTTATGGAAGCCAAAGGCCTTCATCCCAATGCCTTTTAAG ACGTCGCAGGTGTCTGCTCGGAGTGTGGTTGTCACTGGGGAGGAAGCAAATACAGTTCCCAACATCGAAGCGATACTGGAGGACTTCCGGATCATGGGAAAGGGCTTGATCAAATCCCTGGAAGCCAGGACTGAAAAATGGTCGTTGTAG
- the c20h2orf81 gene encoding uncharacterized protein C2orf81 homolog, translating to MPRSAAKSQAEKQRPKSSVPVNTPPMPDLKVEDIIPGRLTQAQWTDMLIREDADEAVPVIMEDVLSKVMERCLELKIERQLVPFSASWAKSYLTHILEQQILCADEGEAPEEAAKTEDSEPIPTSDAWVQGCVPVVNATPHPATPQEADIDQVPVQTEPRVDLCNVKSQTKSSPKQSEKKTNHRKHVRYECFRVHSPRPSTKIGLRKKQQVELPPVSVPGKLLPPLSCSAEKEDVDVGGKNGSRSVYNHRTGSLYQHKNFQPIPRLDPSCLPRHCIFPQYEIVDSNYTKPNSKKANGLSKLEPRYNKKQTETGTSLKQLTSSKDQPAKFQRRNEADVWLKTLCPSTHRNEGIVSSQSLRLDTMVLAKGVSLLDPQAIENNSLKCYPPTQSSKLSPIRSDAAVPLFSVDQFTTGPPPQVTPLFQSKDYNFKM from the exons ATGCCCCGCTCTGCAGCCAAGTCCCAAGCTGAAAAGCAAAGACCCAAGTCGTCTGTCCCAGTGAACACACCTCCAATGCCAGACCTGAAAGTGGAAGATATAATCCCTGGTCGCTTAACACAGGCCCAATGGACAGACATGTTGATCCGAGAAGATGCAGATGAGGCAGTGCCGGTGATCATGGAGGACGTGTTGAGCAAGGTCATGGAACGCTGTCTTGAATTAAAAATTGAAAGACAG CTAGTACCTTTCTCCGCATCCTGGGCCAAGAGCTACCTCACACATATTCTAGAGCAGCAAATCCTGTGTGCAGATGAAGGAGAAGCACCAGAGGAAGCAGCTAAAACAGAAGACTCAGAGCCTATTCCAACTTCAGATGCCTGGGTTCAAGGATGTGTGCCTGTTGTAAATGCTACACCTCACCCCGCCACACCACAG GAGGCTGACATTGACCAGGTCCCAGTACAAACAGAGCCACGAGTTGATCTATGTAATGTTAAGTCCCAAACAAAAAGCTCTCCAAAGCaatctgaaaagaaaacaaatcacaGGAAACATGTCCGTTACGAGTGCTTTAGAGTGCATAGTCCTCGCCCCTCGACAAAAATCGGTCTAAGAAAAAAGCAGCAGGTTGAACTACCTCCCGTGTCTGTTCCAGGCAAATTACTGCCACCCCTGTCCTGTTCAGCAGAAAAAGAGGATGTGGATGTAGGAGGTAAAAATGGGTCACGTTCTGTTTACAACCACAGGACTGGATCGTTATATCAGCATAAGAACTTCCAACCCATACCAAGGCTTGATCCCTCCTGTCTGCCTCGACACTGCATCTTTCCTCAGTATGAGATTGTGGATAGCAACTACACAAAACCCAACTCCAAGAAAGCAAATGGACTATCCAAACTAGAGCCAAGATATAACAAGAAGCAAACTGAGACAGGTACCTCACTGAAGCAACTAACCAGCTCCAAGGATCAGCCAGCAAAGTTTCAGAGGAGAAACGAGGCAGATGTCTGGCTGAAGACATTGTGTCCTTCTACACATAGAAATGAAGGGATTGTGTCCTCTCAGTCTCTGAGGCTGGACACAATGGTTTTGGCCAAGGGTGTTTCTCTGTTGGATCCCCAGGCAATTGAAAATAACTCTCTCAAATGTTACCCTCCTACCCAGTCTTCCAAGCTGAGTCCGATACGAAGTGATGCAGCTGTGCCACTGTTTTCCGTTGATCAGTTTACTACAGGTCCACCACCTCAGGTCACCCCATTGTTTCAGTCCAAGGACTATAACTTTAAGATGTAG
- the wdr54 gene encoding WD repeat-containing protein 54, giving the protein MYHKEKSIQVKNSASALYNNLGVLRIAPRHLTYFTVVHANVVNMVSASWDGLNYSHRQLQSKEPNVATSTSLIMQAAFCPLPSRDLLVVTSQKGIQMYESDGSIMVYWHALDTPETPTGQAVFARGISAVQDSYICVGVSSGAILVFDVPSKGSNITLSEVLEEHKESITDMAPECSGSQECIADMVSADDGGNLCVWKSGEDFQLLNNIPGFDMSCSSVKLWKGTVVAGYGTGQIRLYEAVTGILHAEINAHARWIYSLDIAPFSGLLLSAAEDSLVRVWHLTMTPETNSVEVSHLHNECVTDTQICGAKFCDGDGYAFAVTGYDLSEIIRYTQS; this is encoded by the exons ATGTATCACAAAGAGAAGAGCATCCAGGTCAAAAACAGCGCCTCGGCGCTGTACAACAACCTCGGCGTGCTACGCATCGCTCCGCGGCATCTCACCTACTTCACGGTGGTCCATGCTAACGTGGTCAACATGGTCAGCGCGTCCTGGGACGGACTCAACTATTCCCACCGTCAGCTGCAGTCCAAGGAGCCCAATGTCGCCACAAGCACATCACTCATCATGCAGG CTGCATTTT GTCCCCTGCCCTCTCGTGATCTGCTGGTGGTGACCTCTCAGAAAGGCATCCAG ATGTATGAATCTGATGGCTCCATCATGGTGTACTGGCATGCACTCGATACTCCGGAAACACCTACAG GTCAGGCTGTTTTTGCTCGGGGGATATCAGCAGTGCAGGACAGTTATATATGTGTGG gcGTTTCCTCCGGTGCAATTCTAGTATTTGATGTTCCCAGTAAAGGCAGTAATATTACCCTGTCTGAGGTCCTGGAGGAGCACAAGGAGTCCATCACTGACATGGCCCCGGAGTGCTCTGGCAGTCAG GAGTGCATTGCTGATATGGTCAGTGCAGATGACGGGGGcaacctgtgtgtgtggaagTCTGGGGAGGACTTTCAGCTGCTCAACAACATCCCTGGCTTTGA TATGAGCTGCTCATCTGTCAAGTTGTGGAAAGGCACAGTGGTGGCAGGTTATGGCACAGGCCAGATTCGTCTCTATGAGGCAGTGACGGGCATCCTGCATGCTGAGATCAACGCCCACGCTCGCTGGATATACTCACTGGACATTGCACCATTTTCTGGGCTG CTTCTGTCTGCTGCTGAGGACTCTCTGGTTAGGGTGTGGCACCTGACAATGACCCCAGAGACCAACAGTGTTGAG GTATCACATTTGCATAACGAGTGTGTGACGGACACTCAAATATGTGGCGCCAAGTTCTGTGACGGCGATGGCTATGCTTTTGCAGTGACAGGCTATGACCTGAGTGAGATTATCCGTTACACACAGTCGTAG
- the aqp3a gene encoding aquaporin-3a — translation MGRHKLLLEKMARSCQVRNLLLRQALAECLGTLVLVMFGCGAVAQQVLSDGSHGMFLTVNFAFGFAAILGILVCGQVSGGHLNPAVTFSLCLLGRERWRKFPMYFLFQTIGAFFGAGIIFGMYFDALTDRPGSFNVTGPAATAGIFATYPGEHLTLLNGFFDQMIGTAALIVCILAIVDPYNNPIPQGLEAFTVGFVVLVIGLSMGFNSGYAVNPARDFGPRLFTAMAGWGSEVFTVRGGWFLVPIVAPFIGSTIGVVIYQLMVGFHTEGEARDQKIAIEESVRLTNVTTNEKTKDNAKEMH, via the exons ATGGGCAGACATAAATTGCTTTTGGAAAAAATGGCCCGGTCCTGCCAGGTCCGGAACCTGCTGCTTCGTCAGGCCTTGGCAGAGTGTCTGGGCACCCTTGTCCTtgtg atGTTTGGCTGTGGTGCTGTGGCCCAACAGGTTTTGAGCGATGGTTCCCATGGCATGTTCTTAACAGTCAACTTTGCATTCGGCTTTGCTGCCATATTAGGCATCCTGGTCTGTGGCCAGGTATCAG GGGGCCATCTGAACCCAGCAGTGACCTTTAGCCTGTGCCTGCTCGGAAGAGAGCGTTGGAGAAAGTTCCCCATGTACTTCCTCTTTcagacaattggtgctttcttTGGTGCTGGCATCATTTTCGGCATGTACTTTG ATGCCCTGACAGACCGTCCTGGATCTTTCAATGTAACTGGTCCTGCTGCAACAGCTGGGATCTTTGCTACCTACCCTGGAGAACATCTCACCCTTTTAAATGGTTTCTTTGATCAG ATGATCGGCACAGCAGCGCTCATTGTTTGTATCCTGGCTATTGTGGATCCATACAACAACCCCATCCCCCAAGGGCTGGAGGCCTTCACTGTGGGATTTGTGGTTCTGGTCATTGGATTGTCTATGGGCTTTAACTCTGGCTATGCTGTCAATCCTGCCCGAGACTTTGGACCACGTCTTTTCACCGCTATGGCTGGGTGGGGCAGCGAAGTTTTCAC GGTTAGAGGAGGCTGGTTCCTGGTGCCCATTGTTGCCCCATTCATTGGCAGTACGATCGGTGTGGTAATTTACCAGCTGATGGTTGGCTTCCATACGGAGGGAGAAGCACGTGACCAGAAAATCGCAATAGAGGAGAGTGTCCGACTCACCAATGTCACCACCAACGAAAAAACCAAAGACAATGCCAAAGAAATGCACTGA
- the LOC116689840 gene encoding zinc finger BED domain-containing protein 1 yields MKRMGRRRSSVWDCFEQVNNNFVRCMKCDATLKYCGGATSSMINHMSRHHPSAAPLTSDEDEKPVICNVTVQCVEEESTANSDIMQVAIMSPNMNTTTNLPEREYGERKRLKRSSVWDIFIKVDDEVHCTMCDTKLKYRSSTTSMMYHIKNKHQDTMPSDGVSLAAHAEVTELISRMIEKDMLPVSVISGDGFRELLAYTVQNYKMPSVGDITRLIEGHFHEKVDELVAQLGRVEKVALTADFWTALPFQRYITVFCSFITEEWQGRSAVLQTHKLPSNSHTTAGSVTERLLKTVQTWAIGGKVTACVHNNTHGILSAHACASVTWDYATCFATTLQLAVSDGLSEDLVRIIVAAGKLVKHFNHNLLASEALAQKQVQMCLPQHKLIQSSKARWDTICDMFERLLEQRWAIKAVLSDRTTTNRQEAQILEIEDDCWQIIENFTPVLATLKWATTVISAETEVSISNIYPITFSLIQTHLVPKENDVEQVSEFKLKVQKSLRNHMEVDSTDLASKPALIASMLDPRHKHLSFLTPTGRLAAKVKLHELVSRLDAITTTVGTKDEQQEILVTPDISQVAMPSQLRSDTKNTMMLLLGDNYSSSYATDSEAQVDYYLRDIAPSLDINPLDWWRVNGPRFPKLATLARHYLCVPGVSLPSLLSEAGQTFATMRTRLSPEHVDMMIFVNRNV; encoded by the exons ATGAAGCGTATGGGGAGGAGACGGAGCTCTGTGTGGGACTGCTTTGAACAAGTGAATAACAACTTCGTCCGCTGCATGAAATGTGACGCTACGCTGAAGTACTGCGGCGGCGCCACCAGCTCCATGATCAACCACATGAGCAGGCACCATCCGTCCGCCGCACCGCTGACGTCAGACGAAGACGAGAAGCCGGTGATTTGTAACGTCACCGTGCAGTGCGTTGAGGAGGAGAGCACCGCTAATTCGGACATCATGCAGGTTGCCATCATGTCACCCAACATGAACACGACTACCAACCTCCCTGAGCGCGAGTACGGGGAGAGGAAGCGCCTGAAGCGGAGCTCTGTGTGGGACATCTTCATTAAAGTGGACGACGAGGTTCACTGCACGATGTGCGACACCAAGCTGAAATACAGGAGCAGCACCACCAGCATGATGTACCACATCAAAAACAAGCACCAAGACACTATGCCCAGTGATGGTGTGTCACTTGCAGCACACGCGGAGGTGACTGAACTTATCTCCAGAATGATAGAGAAGGACATGCTTCCCGTTAGCGTGATTAGTGGCGATGGTTTTCGTGAGCTTCTTGCATACACCGTGCAGAATTATAAAATGCCATCTGTTGGCGACATCACACGCCTCATTGAAGGCCATTTCCATGAGAAGGTAGATGAGCTTGTTGCACAGCTGGGTAGAGTGGAGAAAGTGGCTCTCACTGCTGACTTCTGGACAGCCCTCCCATTTCAGAGATACATTACAGTTTTCTGTTCATTCATAACAGAGGAGTGGCAGGGGAGGTCAGCTGTGCTGCAGACACACAAGCTGCCATCAAACAGTCACACAACTGCAGGCAGTGTCACAGAGAGGCTCCTTAAAACTGTGCAAACCTGGGCTATCGGCGGGAAAGTGACTGCGTGTGTTCATAACAACACGCATGGCATCTTGTCCGCCCATGCGTGTGCCAGTGTCACTTGGGACTATGCCACTTGCTTTGCCACTACATTGCAGCTAGCAGTCAGTGATGGGCTGAGTGAGGATCTAGTTCGCATCATTGTTGCTGCTGGGAAACTAGTCAAGCACTTCAATCACAACTTGCTGGCAAGTGAGGCCTTGGCGCAGAAGCAAGTTCAGATGTGCCTGCCACAGCACAAGCTCATCCAGTCGAGTAAAGCTAGATGGGACACAATCTGCGATATGTTTGAAAGGTTACTTGAGCAACGGTGGGCAATTAAAGCTGTGCTCTCTGATCGCACAACCACCAACAGACAGGAAGCTCAGATCCTTGAGATTGAAGATGATTGCTGGCAAATAATTGAGAATTTCACACCTGTGCTGGCAACGCTAAAATGGGCAACAACAGTCATATCTGCTGAAACAGAAGTGTCCATTTCGAACATCTACCCAATCACGTTCAGCCTCATTCAGACCCACCTTGTGCCAAAAGAGAATGACGTTGAACAAGTCTCCGAGTTCAAGCTGAAAGTTCAGAAGTCACTTAGAAATCACATGGAG GTTGACTCTACTGACCTAGCCTCCAAACCCGCCCTGATCGCCTCTATGCTGGACCCTCGTCACAAACATCTCAGCTTCCTTACGCCAACGGGGAGACTCGCTGCAAAGGTTAAACTACATGAATTGGTTTCCAGATTAGATGCGATAACTACTACAGTGGGCACAAAGGATGAACAGCAGGAGATCCTGGTTACACCCGATATAAGCCAGGTGGCTATGCCTTCCCAACTGAGAAGTGACACCAAAAACACCATGATGTTGCTCCTAGGAGACAACTACAGTTCCTCCTATGCCACAGACTCTGAGGCTCAGGTCGATTACTACTTAAGAGACATTGCTCCCTCATTGGACATAAACCCTCTCGACTGGTGGAGGGTAAATGGACCAAGATTCCCCAAGCTAGCCACTCTGGCAAGACACTATTTATGTGTACCTGGTGTATCACTGCCATCTTTACTGTCAGAGGCTGGACAAACATTTGCAACAATGCGAACCAGATTGAGCCCAGAACATGTTGACATGATGATCTTTGTAAACAGAAATGTATAA